A window from Ignavibacteriota bacterium encodes these proteins:
- a CDS encoding flagellar hook-length control protein FliK, producing the protein MIFNPLYFSETGNSQMLVAKPGKLSNNKYLFSDIVKVVMNSDLEQKKLLETDLEGIVKNQLPIVAGIENASTQIKFTELSENDSEKVKLDLADILPPEIAELLVSDQIVLNKDHIISYISKEPLEGDLEKFINQLVGEETLNENLTKETGLFLHLEDLKSAVNIELLKETDTKQSAEKVIVQTLVVPEKSKLISLFKASENLENADTTNKNLSSIKIPLDYNSINLNEEEQSNFKPTLSVYTFKNTEQNIQPLIGNQKDNIKLELINTNLVASNKNNFSVNVPLEKISFIPSEIKTKNLESEKSNILNEIKPNSEIIKNAESSKNISDKEFSVTKITIVKKQDGLFEELNLKEKIKDNRIDPDLRKINFSEIYKSEKSEFRLLKNILNNSEANIKANNSKNILINPINQNVSEQIKTDLKNGNKNISGDKIITTDKPNSILKLEKVANENNLQKVSFKSENINSELKTSENKSEISKNANKINSETNLVKEAKPEVKLDLSQKVKENIFVKTNERIISKENISDTNQLKNNIDSVKIAENQSKDFTEIDVKKSNINENIEFSKTSKIVNILKIETEQKSEIHKAELKEINLNSKSLPQENKNQNAEIKFSETPKSDFTKQESIFNKELKTSDESIKSDIKVNNEKEISNSKTDKNFEVNEKNVKVENTQKDITEKNINKNVQTFESERKEKHEEVKIGNTEKIITNEEIKKTKIEKNDFNKVNNSDIKENLKTLTKNENTTDENLKVNIQNKNVEILQNEESRKLSVKVKSNVKAISNKLEDNNLQKSVKVEKEQTDLNKEDAKQNLFDSNKQNSLSAEKVTAKLHHEINFDSLVKDELKKDFEITNKSNIENEISKAHKVVKSTEIIKELSKFISTQEKGSLTFDIKPESLGKMKITLSTVENVLKASIEVDNEQAKHLVERNVEKLQEELSKNGIQLNSLNISLGQPKNHKGEKRSNTKNNSNENQFENEIVDFSEDRKTKTLGYNTYEYIA; encoded by the coding sequence ATGATATTTAATCCTTTATATTTCAGCGAAACCGGAAACAGCCAAATGCTGGTTGCTAAACCGGGAAAACTTTCCAACAATAAATATCTCTTTTCCGATATTGTGAAAGTTGTAATGAATTCTGATTTAGAACAAAAAAAATTGCTTGAAACAGATTTGGAAGGAATTGTAAAAAATCAATTACCAATTGTTGCCGGAATTGAAAACGCAAGCACTCAAATAAAGTTTACCGAATTGAGTGAAAATGACAGTGAGAAAGTAAAGCTTGATCTTGCTGATATTTTACCACCGGAAATTGCTGAACTTCTTGTAAGTGATCAGATTGTGTTAAATAAAGATCATATAATTTCTTATATAAGCAAAGAACCGCTTGAAGGAGATTTAGAGAAGTTTATAAACCAATTAGTTGGGGAAGAAACTCTAAATGAAAATTTAACAAAAGAAACCGGACTCTTTCTTCATCTTGAGGATTTAAAATCTGCAGTAAATATTGAATTGTTAAAAGAAACAGATACAAAACAATCTGCAGAAAAAGTAATTGTGCAAACTTTGGTTGTTCCGGAAAAATCCAAATTAATTTCACTTTTTAAAGCTTCGGAAAATTTAGAAAATGCAGATACGACAAATAAAAATTTATCTTCAATAAAAATTCCACTTGATTATAATTCAATCAACTTGAATGAAGAAGAACAATCTAATTTTAAACCTACGCTTTCCGTTTATACATTTAAGAATACTGAGCAAAATATTCAACCGCTAATTGGCAATCAAAAAGATAATATTAAACTTGAACTAATTAATACAAACTTGGTCGCTTCAAACAAAAATAATTTTTCTGTAAACGTACCTCTTGAAAAAATAAGTTTTATTCCAAGTGAAATTAAAACAAAAAATTTGGAATCTGAAAAATCAAATATTCTGAATGAAATTAAACCTAATTCAGAAATTATTAAAAATGCTGAATCATCGAAAAATATTAGTGATAAAGAATTTAGTGTTACGAAAATTACAATTGTTAAAAAACAAGACGGACTTTTTGAAGAACTAAATTTGAAAGAAAAAATAAAAGATAATAGGATTGATCCCGATTTAAGGAAAATAAATTTTAGTGAGATTTATAAATCAGAAAAATCTGAATTTAGATTGCTAAAAAATATTTTGAATAATTCCGAAGCAAATATTAAAGCAAATAATTCAAAAAATATTTTAATAAATCCAATTAATCAAAACGTTAGTGAGCAAATAAAAACTGATTTAAAAAATGGTAATAAGAATATTTCAGGCGATAAAATAATTACAACAGATAAACCAAATTCAATTTTGAAATTAGAAAAAGTTGCAAATGAAAATAATCTCCAGAAAGTAAGTTTCAAATCAGAAAACATAAATTCTGAATTAAAAACTTCAGAAAATAAATCAGAAATTTCTAAAAATGCTAATAAAATAAATTCGGAAACAAATTTAGTAAAGGAAGCAAAACCAGAAGTAAAATTAGATTTATCTCAAAAAGTGAAAGAAAATATATTTGTTAAAACCAATGAAAGAATTATTTCAAAAGAAAATATTAGCGATACAAATCAATTAAAAAACAATATTGATTCTGTTAAAATTGCTGAGAATCAAAGTAAAGACTTCACAGAAATTGATGTAAAAAAATCTAACATAAATGAAAATATTGAGTTTAGTAAAACATCAAAAATTGTAAATATTCTTAAAATTGAAACTGAGCAAAAATCTGAAATCCATAAAGCAGAGTTAAAGGAAATTAATCTAAATAGTAAATCATTACCGCAAGAAAATAAAAATCAAAATGCAGAAATCAAATTTTCTGAAACTCCCAAAAGTGATTTTACTAAACAAGAAAGTATTTTTAATAAGGAACTGAAAACATCGGATGAATCAATAAAATCAGATATAAAAGTAAATAATGAAAAAGAAATTAGTAATTCAAAAACCGATAAAAATTTTGAAGTAAATGAAAAAAATGTAAAAGTTGAGAATACACAAAAAGATATTACTGAAAAGAATATTAATAAAAATGTTCAAACATTTGAAAGTGAACGAAAAGAAAAACATGAAGAAGTTAAAATTGGGAATACTGAAAAAATAATTACAAATGAAGAAATAAAAAAAACTAAAATAGAAAAAAATGATTTCAATAAAGTCAATAATTCTGATATAAAAGAAAATTTAAAGACTTTAACAAAAAATGAAAATACGACTGACGAAAATTTGAAAGTAAATATTCAAAATAAAAATGTAGAAATTTTACAAAATGAAGAAAGCAGAAAATTATCTGTAAAAGTTAAAAGTAATGTTAAGGCTATTTCAAATAAGCTTGAAGATAACAATTTGCAGAAATCTGTTAAAGTTGAAAAAGAACAAACAGATTTAAACAAAGAAGATGCAAAACAAAATTTATTTGATAGCAACAAGCAAAATTCGTTGAGTGCCGAAAAGGTAACTGCAAAACTGCATCACGAAATTAATTTTGATTCATTAGTTAAAGATGAGTTGAAAAAAGATTTTGAAATAACAAATAAATCAAACATTGAAAACGAAATATCTAAAGCTCACAAGGTTGTTAAATCAACTGAAATAATAAAAGAACTCAGTAAATTTATTTCAACGCAAGAAAAGGGAAGTTTAACATTTGATATTAAACCGGAAAGCCTTGGTAAAATGAAAATAACTCTTTCTACTGTTGAAAATGTTTTGAAAGCATCAATTGAAGTTGATAACGAGCAAGCAAAACATTTAGTTGAAAGAAATGTTGAAAAATTGCAAGAAGAATTATCCAAAAACGGAATACAATTAAACTCATTAAATATTTCACTCGGTCAGCCGAAAAATCATAAAGGTGAAAAGCGATCGAATACGAAAAACAATTCTAACGAAAATCAGTTTGAAAATGAAATTGTTGATTTTAGTGAAGATAGAAAAACAAAAACTTTAGGCTACAATACTTATGAATATATAGCATAG
- a CDS encoding flagellar hook capping protein yields MIDGISTTIATTPEYATESKSSLDKDAFLQLMIAQLKNQDPLEPMDGTDYSAQLAQFSSLEQLKNINDSLNNSIDANYLLTQSVNNTMTATLIGKNAKIAADTIAYEGQESTSFGYELPANASDLTVVVKNSSGVVVKEFSDLEKTEGIYKLDWDFTDNEGDIVQEDEYTFELKAKTLNGEDMTVAQYLIGTIEGVRFGSSGTSILVNGLEYLVSDVFEILQNEHKSK; encoded by the coding sequence ATGATTGATGGAATTTCAACAACAATTGCAACAACACCAGAGTATGCAACTGAAAGTAAAAGCTCGTTAGATAAAGATGCATTTCTGCAATTAATGATCGCTCAGTTAAAAAATCAAGATCCGCTTGAACCGATGGATGGAACAGATTACTCGGCACAGCTTGCTCAATTCAGTTCTTTGGAACAATTAAAAAATATCAATGATAGTTTAAATAATAGTATTGATGCAAATTATTTATTAACGCAATCTGTTAATAATACAATGACCGCAACACTAATTGGTAAAAATGCAAAAATTGCCGCAGATACAATTGCTTATGAAGGCCAAGAAAGTACATCTTTTGGATACGAACTTCCGGCAAATGCAAGTGATTTGACAGTTGTTGTTAAAAATTCATCCGGAGTTGTTGTAAAAGAATTTAGTGATTTGGAAAAAACTGAAGGCATCTATAAACTTGATTGGGATTTTACCGATAATGAAGGTGATATAGTTCAAGAAGATGAATATACTTTTGAACTAAAAGCAAAAACTCTAAATGGTGAAGATATGACAGTTGCCCAATATTTAATTGGAACAATTGAGGGAGTTAGATTCGGAAGTTCGGGTACATCAATATTGGTAAACGGCTTAGAGTATTTAGTATCAGATGTTTTTGAAATTTTACAAAACGAACATAAGTCAAAATAA
- a CDS encoding flagellar protein produces MANMINGINVPFVPIVKPEHPANNIKEGSSNFDSIFKTELEKLKFSNHATKRIESRELELSNEDINKLQNAVIKAEAKGAKDSLVMMNNKAFIVNIPNKTVITALNVEKSTENIFTNIDSVVFA; encoded by the coding sequence ATGGCAAACATGATTAATGGAATAAATGTTCCTTTTGTTCCAATAGTTAAGCCAGAGCATCCAGCAAATAATATTAAAGAAGGAAGTTCAAATTTTGACTCAATCTTTAAAACTGAACTTGAGAAATTAAAATTCTCAAATCATGCAACAAAAAGAATTGAATCAAGAGAACTGGAATTATCCAACGAAGATATTAACAAGCTGCAGAATGCCGTAATTAAAGCCGAAGCTAAAGGAGCAAAAGATTCACTAGTTATGATGAACAATAAAGCGTTCATTGTAAATATTCCAAACAAAACAGTAATTACAGCTTTAAATGTTGAAAAAAGTACTGAAAATATTTTTACAAATATTGACAGTGTAGTTTTTGCTTAA
- a CDS encoding flagellar hook-basal body complex protein — MSLINSLFAGVSGIRNHQAMLDVIGNNIANVNSIGYKGSRVTFSDTFNQFIRYGTNPTDTAGGTNTFQVGLGMKLNSVDRNWNQGTFERTGITTDLALQGDGLFVLKKNGETFYSRAGAFIFDADGQLVNPQNGAIVQGKVATEDGTVPPGNNLENIVIDSNLRLPAVPTTDIVWDGNLDSTSSLTRSEEFVQTGNLQNNVAVGTEQASEAVVYDDFGNEYSFTTSYVKTADNTYDLTYELLDSEGNPTSPAVGPVTVEVEFDPATGTMTTFDGAAPVAFDITETNLGINFSFNPTGVEEGATKTLSSVVDSNRKPTIVAGTVSIFDSLGNAHTMELKFTKIDANNWKWVTEMPAASGTLAGGEGTISFNSDGSIASIAPNPPVLTFSPIGGASQENIELNLGEGFEGITQISGSSVVSAASQNGSAAASLANISIDQYGYIEGVFTNGQSRKLAQILVSTFPNRNALTSVGENMYTISANAGEPYISEPGETSNTTIQSGALEQSNVDLSEEFTRMIVSQRGFQANSRVITVSDTLLQEITNLVR; from the coding sequence ATGTCTCTTATTAATTCCCTATTTGCCGGAGTTTCCGGTATCAGAAATCATCAAGCAATGTTAGATGTTATTGGAAACAACATTGCAAACGTAAACTCAATTGGTTATAAAGGCAGTAGAGTTACTTTTAGTGATACTTTCAATCAATTTATTCGTTACGGAACTAACCCAACAGATACTGCCGGTGGTACAAATACTTTCCAAGTTGGATTAGGAATGAAACTAAATTCAGTAGATAGAAACTGGAACCAAGGTACATTTGAAAGAACCGGAATTACAACTGATTTAGCTTTACAAGGCGATGGATTATTTGTTCTTAAGAAAAATGGTGAAACTTTTTACTCAAGAGCCGGTGCATTTATATTTGATGCGGACGGACAATTAGTAAATCCACAAAACGGTGCAATTGTACAAGGTAAAGTTGCAACGGAAGACGGAACAGTTCCTCCCGGAAATAATTTAGAAAATATTGTAATAGATTCAAACTTAAGATTGCCTGCTGTTCCTACAACTGATATAGTTTGGGATGGAAATCTTGACAGTACTTCATCACTAACAAGATCAGAAGAATTCGTACAAACCGGAAATTTACAGAATAATGTTGCTGTTGGAACCGAACAAGCAAGCGAAGCTGTAGTTTATGATGATTTTGGTAATGAATATTCTTTTACAACAAGTTATGTTAAAACAGCAGATAATACTTATGATTTAACTTATGAATTATTGGATAGCGAAGGAAATCCGACTTCTCCGGCAGTTGGACCAGTAACAGTTGAAGTTGAATTTGATCCTGCTACTGGAACAATGACAACTTTTGATGGGGCGGCTCCAGTGGCATTTGATATTACTGAAACAAATTTGGGAATAAATTTTTCTTTTAATCCAACCGGTGTTGAAGAGGGTGCAACTAAAACTTTAAGTTCCGTTGTTGATAGCAACAGAAAACCTACAATTGTTGCCGGTACGGTTTCTATTTTTGATTCTTTAGGAAATGCTCATACGATGGAATTAAAATTTACAAAGATTGATGCAAACAACTGGAAATGGGTAACTGAAATGCCAGCAGCAAGCGGTACATTAGCTGGTGGCGAAGGAACTATTTCATTTAATTCAGATGGATCGATTGCTTCAATTGCACCAAATCCTCCGGTGTTAACTTTTTCACCAATTGGCGGTGCATCGCAGGAAAATATTGAATTGAATCTTGGTGAAGGTTTTGAAGGTATTACACAAATTTCCGGAAGTTCTGTGGTTTCAGCTGCTTCACAAAATGGTTCTGCAGCAGCTTCTTTAGCAAATATCAGTATTGATCAATACGGTTATATAGAAGGTGTATTTACAAACGGACAATCAAGAAAATTAGCTCAAATTTTGGTTTCAACATTTCCGAATAGAAATGCTTTAACATCTGTTGGCGAAAATATGTATACAATATCTGCAAATGCCGGCGAGCCATATATCAGTGAACCCGGAGAAACAAGTAATACAACAATTCAATCCGGCGCTTTGGAGCAATCAAACGTAGATCTTTCGGAAGAATTTACAAGAATGATTGTTTCACAAAGAGGTTTCCAAGCGAACTCAAGGGTAATAACTGTATCGGATACTTTACTTCAAGAAATTACAAATTTAGTTAGATAA
- a CDS encoding flagellar basal body-associated FliL family protein — MAEEEKKEAKSEKPAKKGFNFKVILIGLPLFIVQLVLVYFITANFLVKSAPAANEKHEGENVEHAESDEAEEGEESEDSEHSEEGDEHGKSGNQIFSIEDLIINPAGTSGQRLLLLSVGFGVSNEEKATMLKENEVVIKDMILNSMSQKSLSDLSRVELKDSLKIEIANQVNKLLPKAKIKNVYFSKYVLN; from the coding sequence ATGGCCGAAGAAGAAAAAAAAGAAGCTAAAAGCGAAAAACCAGCTAAAAAAGGTTTCAACTTTAAAGTTATTCTAATTGGACTCCCACTTTTTATTGTACAACTTGTTTTGGTTTACTTTATTACAGCAAATTTTTTAGTGAAAAGTGCTCCAGCTGCAAATGAAAAACATGAAGGCGAAAATGTTGAACATGCGGAATCAGATGAAGCTGAGGAAGGTGAAGAATCAGAAGATTCCGAACATTCTGAAGAAGGTGATGAACATGGTAAAAGTGGAAATCAAATATTCAGTATTGAAGATTTAATAATTAATCCGGCTGGAACAAGCGGACAAAGATTATTATTACTTTCTGTAGGATTTGGAGTTTCGAACGAAGAAAAAGCAACAATGCTTAAAGAAAATGAAGTTGTGATAAAAGATATGATTCTAAATTCAATGTCGCAGAAATCATTATCAGATTTAAGCAGAGTTGAATTAAAAGATTCCTTAAAAATCGAAATTGCAAATCAAGTAAATAAATTGCTGCCAAAGGCAAAAATTAAAAATGTTTATTTCAGTAAATACGTATTAAATTAA
- the fliM gene encoding flagellar motor switch protein FliM: MAEVLSQQEIDALLNSADSGSTKTELENLKIEREVIPFDFRLPNRISKNQLRTIHNINENFAEMFSSFLMSKLQTIVNCNVTSVDQIYYSEYVLSVSNPACLFTFDINQTDIKGILEFSSEFALTLVDRLLGGNGKGSKNSQVITPIEQKVLEVVINKILHDLGKAWQIIGDYTFKIDKFEPDIDFVQITSQSESVLLITFEVHIGEQSYMMNLCFATYAFDTILSKLTNQNLSSIRPIKYAGTTAQNILTEHLKKTELNLEVEFGKSSIKFSQLLKLKIGDVILLNNQVGDEIKISVEKKHMFYGISGVVNNHKAVKITKKVDKRKN, from the coding sequence ATGGCAGAAGTATTATCCCAACAAGAAATTGATGCGCTGTTAAATAGCGCAGATTCCGGTTCAACAAAAACCGAACTTGAAAATCTCAAAATAGAAAGAGAAGTTATTCCTTTTGATTTTAGATTGCCGAATCGTATTTCTAAAAATCAACTTAGAACAATTCATAATATAAATGAAAACTTTGCAGAAATGTTTAGTTCATTTTTAATGTCAAAACTTCAAACAATTGTAAATTGTAATGTAACTTCCGTAGATCAAATCTATTATTCTGAATATGTTTTGTCAGTTTCAAATCCCGCTTGCTTATTTACTTTTGATATTAACCAGACAGATATAAAAGGAATTCTGGAATTTAGTTCAGAATTTGCTCTTACTTTAGTAGATAGATTATTAGGCGGAAATGGAAAGGGTTCAAAAAACTCTCAAGTAATTACTCCAATTGAACAAAAAGTTTTGGAAGTTGTTATAAACAAAATTCTTCATGATTTAGGAAAAGCTTGGCAGATAATTGGTGATTACACTTTTAAGATTGATAAGTTTGAGCCGGATATAGATTTTGTTCAAATTACATCACAAAGTGAAAGTGTGCTTTTAATAACTTTTGAAGTTCATATCGGCGAACAAAGTTATATGATGAATTTATGTTTTGCAACATATGCGTTTGACACAATTTTATCAAAACTTACAAATCAAAATTTATCTTCTATTAGACCAATAAAATATGCCGGAACAACAGCACAGAATATTTTAACTGAACATCTGAAAAAAACCGAATTAAATCTTGAAGTAGAATTTGGAAAATCATCTATTAAATTCAGTCAGTTATTAAAACTAAAAATTGGGGATGTTATTTTATTGAATAATCAAGTTGGCGATGAAATAAAAATTAGTGTTGAAAAAAAGCATATGTTTTATGGTATTTCCGGAGTTGTAAACAATCACAAAGCAGTTAAGATTACAAAAAAGGTAGATAAAAGGAAAAACTAA
- the fliN gene encoding flagellar motor switch protein FliN, with the protein MLAALEAANSESSVNASVADFPKFNESKKRGFFEDDKLEFLKDLQLNVYIELGRTKMEIKDILELERGYVIELEKLASEPVDVYVNNKKIAEGEVVVIDKHFGIRITNLLEANERLQGVK; encoded by the coding sequence ATGCTTGCTGCATTGGAAGCTGCAAATTCAGAATCATCTGTAAATGCAAGCGTTGCTGATTTCCCGAAATTTAATGAGTCGAAAAAACGTGGATTCTTTGAAGATGATAAATTAGAATTTCTTAAAGACCTTCAGCTAAATGTTTACATTGAACTCGGAAGAACCAAAATGGAAATTAAAGATATTTTGGAATTAGAAAGAGGATATGTAATTGAATTAGAAAAACTTGCAAGCGAACCGGTTGATGTTTACGTGAATAACAAAAAAATTGCAGAAGGTGAAGTTGTTGTAATTGATAAACATTTTGGAATAAGAATTACAAATCTATTAGAAGCAAACGAAAGACTGCAAGGTGTTAAATAG
- a CDS encoding flagellar biosynthetic protein FliO yields the protein MKAWDIIQIFLILAVMVGIMYGLLFLVKKYLYTFDKKGNNSAKVKIISTQALLPKKFVSVIEFNSNIYLLGISEQSVNLLDKFDESNFIQEPIDNSAKPKQNFLNLLKANMGIK from the coding sequence GTGAAAGCATGGGATATTATTCAAATTTTTTTAATTCTTGCTGTTATGGTAGGAATTATGTACGGACTCTTATTTTTAGTAAAAAAATATTTATATACATTTGATAAAAAAGGAAATAATTCAGCAAAAGTTAAAATCATATCAACACAAGCACTACTTCCTAAAAAATTTGTTTCAGTAATTGAATTTAACAGCAACATTTATTTGCTCGGAATTTCAGAACAATCTGTAAATCTTTTAGATAAATTTGATGAAAGTAATTTTATTCAAGAACCAATTGATAATTCTGCAAAACCCAAACAAAATTTTCTAAATCTGCTAAAAGCTAATATGGGTATAAAATGA
- the fliP gene encoding flagellar type III secretion system pore protein FliP (The bacterial flagellar biogenesis protein FliP forms a type III secretion system (T3SS)-type pore required for flagellar assembly.) — protein MKKYLLILIFVISIIPFEKYLIAQSSQTIPIPNIGINVGSSDKPEDLAVTLQLLLLLTILSLAPSILIMTTSFLRIIIVFNFLKTALGTQQMPPNQLLAGVALFITFFVMTPTWNEFNEKALQPYLDKKITIQEAYDKGIEPISTFMLRNTRPEELKFFIQLADMPQPKNHKDLPIHVLIPAFVLSELRAGFIIGFFLFIPFVMVDMIVSSILMSMGMMMLPPMMISMPFKILLFVLVDGWSLIIGSIVRGIN, from the coding sequence ATGAAAAAATATTTACTCATATTAATTTTCGTAATTTCAATTATCCCTTTTGAAAAGTACTTAATTGCGCAAAGTTCACAAACAATTCCAATTCCTAATATTGGAATTAATGTTGGTTCATCAGATAAGCCGGAAGATTTAGCAGTTACGTTACAATTATTATTATTGCTTACAATTTTATCTTTAGCTCCATCAATATTGATAATGACAACATCATTTTTAAGAATAATAATAGTTTTTAATTTCCTTAAAACAGCGTTGGGAACTCAGCAAATGCCGCCAAATCAGCTTTTAGCCGGTGTTGCATTGTTTATAACATTTTTTGTAATGACACCAACTTGGAATGAGTTTAATGAAAAAGCACTTCAACCTTATCTTGATAAAAAGATTACAATTCAAGAAGCTTATGATAAAGGGATTGAACCAATTAGTACTTTTATGTTAAGAAATACAAGACCGGAAGAATTAAAATTTTTTATTCAACTTGCAGATATGCCGCAACCAAAAAATCATAAAGATTTGCCGATACATGTTTTAATTCCAGCTTTTGTATTAAGTGAATTGCGCGCTGGATTTATTATTGGATTTTTTCTCTTCATTCCTTTTGTAATGGTTGATATGATTGTATCAAGCATTTTAATGTCAATGGGTATGATGATGCTTCCGCCGATGATGATTTCAATGCCATTTAAAATATTACTTTTTGTTTTAGTAGATGGTTGGAGTTTAATAATTGGATCAATAGTAAGAGGGATAAATTAA
- the fliQ gene encoding flagellar biosynthesis protein FliQ, protein MSIDLVIEILSEAFFAVLLILIPILGSGLIVGVIISIFQAATSIQESTLTFVPKLIITAVTIIIALPFITDKMVSFTHKIFSLIETVVK, encoded by the coding sequence ATGTCAATAGATTTAGTAATAGAAATTCTAAGCGAAGCTTTTTTTGCGGTTTTATTAATTCTAATTCCAATTTTGGGTTCTGGATTAATAGTCGGAGTTATAATTTCTATTTTTCAAGCTGCAACTTCTATTCAAGAATCAACACTAACTTTTGTTCCGAAATTAATCATAACTGCAGTAACTATAATAATTGCTTTGCCATTTATTACAGATAAAATGGTTTCATTCACTCACAAAATTTTTAGTCTAATTGAAACGGTTGTAAAATGA
- the fliR gene encoding flagellar biosynthetic protein FliR — MTGILIADFLTGLMIFIRIGVMFSFAPLYSNTSIPTLLRLALALVVTYIVFFSVETYPFTENDHFIFVIIFAIKEALVGITMAFVISIIFQGISFAGLLVGRDMGLAMSSMFDPVTGDDGNIIATLLSMAAVIVFILINGHQFIIESLAYSFKVIPLGGFKITQNALDLIIKYSGSIFILSIKISSPILVAFFLIHLASAIIARVSPSFQVFFVLLPLKIGLGLFLVALVMPLYVYLFRTLIYEYEEKLFEIVKAIGN, encoded by the coding sequence ATGACGGGAATATTGATTGCAGATTTTCTAACCGGATTAATGATATTTATTAGAATTGGGGTTATGTTTTCTTTTGCACCGTTATATAGCAATACTTCAATACCAACATTGCTGAGATTAGCATTAGCATTGGTTGTAACGTATATTGTTTTCTTTAGTGTTGAAACTTATCCTTTTACCGAAAATGATCATTTCATATTTGTTATAATTTTTGCAATTAAAGAAGCGTTGGTTGGAATAACAATGGCATTTGTAATTAGCATTATATTCCAAGGTATTTCTTTCGCTGGTTTATTAGTGGGAAGAGATATGGGTTTGGCAATGTCTTCAATGTTTGATCCCGTAACCGGAGATGATGGAAATATTATAGCAACTTTGCTTTCAATGGCAGCAGTTATTGTTTTTATTTTAATTAATGGCCACCAATTTATAATTGAATCTTTGGCTTATTCATTCAAAGTTATTCCACTTGGTGGGTTTAAAATTACTCAAAATGCTTTGGATTTAATTATTAAATACAGTGGGAGTATTTTTATTTTATCAATAAAAATCTCTTCACCAATTCTTGTTGCATTTTTCTTAATTCATTTAGCAAGTGCAATAATTGCAAGAGTTAGTCCGTCTTTCCAAGTGTTTTTTGTTTTACTTCCTCTTAAAATTGGCTTAGGATTATTTTTAGTTGCTTTGGTAATGCCGCTCTATGTTTACCTTTTCAGAACTTTAATTTATGAATATGAAGAAAAACTATTTGAAATTGTTAAAGCAATAGGTAACTGA